Proteins from a single region of Dyadobacter fanqingshengii:
- a CDS encoding cobyrinate a,c-diamide synthase, protein MLKVWSAGHHSHFLISAPSSNSGKTTLTLALLRALRNRGLQVQPFKCGPDYIDPIHHTSAAGRQSINLDTFMASESHVRDIYAKYNSEADVSVTEGVMGLFDGSDKMQGSSAEIAHLLDVPVILIINAKSMAYSAAPLLFGFKNFDKRINVAGVIFNFVSAESHYRFLKEACVDAGVEALGYFPHNKEVCIPSRHLGLHISGETDYEKIIENLAEALPETVDLNRLLEITHRSDQENAGYKVNANPKLANLKISIAKDEAFTFLYQENIEMLSRFGQIKWFSPLHDEHLPETDFLYLPGGYPELFAQKLSENKPMRASINAYCSNGGRALAECGGLMYLAKTLTDHNGEQFPMAEVLDCTTSMQNPKMTLGYRVAEWNYVAIKGHEFHYSSLMDNEMQPQAVRVTNAKGIETETKIYRKHNTFASYMHLYWADNESFIKNLLAI, encoded by the coding sequence GTTAAAAGTATGGTCTGCAGGCCACCATTCCCACTTCCTCATTTCCGCGCCGTCGAGTAATTCGGGTAAGACTACACTTACTTTGGCGTTGCTGCGGGCGCTGAGAAACAGGGGCTTGCAGGTGCAGCCTTTTAAATGCGGGCCGGATTATATTGACCCGATCCACCATACTTCGGCTGCGGGAAGGCAGAGCATTAATCTGGATACATTCATGGCTTCGGAGAGTCATGTGCGGGATATTTATGCAAAATATAATTCTGAGGCAGATGTTTCGGTGACTGAGGGCGTGATGGGCCTTTTTGATGGGTCTGATAAAATGCAAGGCAGCAGCGCCGAGATCGCCCACTTGCTTGATGTGCCTGTGATTCTGATTATTAATGCGAAATCCATGGCTTATTCAGCGGCTCCTTTGTTGTTTGGTTTCAAGAATTTTGACAAACGAATCAATGTTGCTGGTGTTATTTTCAACTTCGTTAGCGCGGAGTCGCATTACCGCTTTTTAAAGGAAGCATGCGTTGATGCTGGTGTGGAAGCGTTGGGGTATTTTCCTCATAATAAGGAAGTATGCATTCCCTCGCGGCATTTGGGCCTGCATATTTCGGGCGAAACGGACTATGAAAAGATCATAGAAAATCTGGCGGAAGCATTGCCTGAAACTGTGGATCTAAACCGGTTACTTGAAATTACGCATCGCTCTGATCAGGAGAATGCTGGTTATAAAGTCAATGCAAACCCGAAGCTGGCAAACCTGAAAATCAGCATTGCAAAAGATGAGGCTTTTACATTTTTATATCAGGAAAACATTGAAATGCTGTCCAGGTTTGGGCAGATAAAGTGGTTCAGTCCTTTGCATGACGAACATTTGCCAGAAACCGATTTCCTCTATCTCCCCGGCGGTTACCCCGAATTATTTGCACAGAAATTGAGTGAAAATAAGCCTATGCGGGCCAGTATCAATGCTTATTGCAGCAATGGCGGCCGAGCCCTCGCGGAATGCGGCGGTTTGATGTATCTGGCCAAAACTCTTACAGATCATAATGGCGAGCAATTTCCAATGGCCGAAGTCCTGGATTGCACCACGTCCATGCAAAATCCAAAAATGACATTGGGTTACCGCGTCGCAGAATGGAATTATGTTGCCATTAAAGGTCACGAGTTTCATTACAGCAGCCTGATGGACAACGAGATGCAACCGCAGGCCGTGCGCGTCACCAATGCAAAGGGCATAGAGACAGAAACCAAAATTTACAGAAAACACAACACATTTGCTTCTTACATGCATTTGTATTGGGCAGATAATGAGTCATTTATAAAAAATCTATTAGCCATTTAA
- the cobN gene encoding cobaltochelatase subunit CobN: MTTKRQRITRADGKAINLVQRRGHLSYCYNACCCGRTDRGYAAIPVELYKSEWLKRKLRNVVHMTKGGCLGPCTLANVVTLLFDGHSVWFHSINSEWQIIAIFDYIESMVKADRYLVPPADLAEYVFQFYTWKGSEAATISGQPALPTEGIVFLTHADTDLLTLNRAMETLPEDFPKTMGISLLAVKSEEQMAQLLGRELAEAQIIVIRIHGRLSSIPGYGELVRLAKERQQHLIIVSGTGELNPDFAAVSTVSPAILQETLHYLQAGGYINFTSLLCYLSDHLLMTGFGAEPALQLPEHGIYHPDLPENADINDWVKYKDPRLPTIALTFYRAHWISGNTHFVDTIIRSLENRNVNVLPVFTSSLKAIDPVSGKPLAFQYFDHKDVKVDVLINTISFAITDIQPAGTISKPVTALANLDVPILQAITSGMSRGPWETSSRGLNPLDTAMNVAIPEFDGRIITVPVSFKEKGKETKGYEPLDNRVEMVTGLALRFARLRHLKNAEKRIAFIFTNSNTKASQIGNAVGLDAPASLMNILRAMQAEDYDIRNLPSTGNELIHTLIDRCSYDQNYLTNEQLGHAAGHVPVHEYQKWFEELPEALKNKITTQWGPAPGETFVHHGQIALAGLDLGNAFVALQPPRGYGMDPDAIYHQPDLPPTHHYYALYRWLRDGWGADAIVHVGKHGTLEWLPGKGIGLSENCFPDALLADMPLFYPFIINDPGEGSQAKRRAHAVIIDHLTPPMTSADSYGELAQLTQLVDEYYQVESLDPSKLPLLQRQIWELIRQTNLDTDLSAMLSRDHGDHKHDWDEEMTPEGVPVSLTEMDGKDIAHLIEDIDGYLCELGAAQIRNGLHTLGEMPAGDALVDMLQALTRLQNGSIPGLQSELATLFGLELNDILTKKGEKLHAVTPHIEQLAGRSVFTGADALEVIDELSNHLFRLLEHHRFAPASIDQVISETLNLTPAHAGFAKIRSILSFVCGELLPNLEQTDEEITNLLHGLSGGYIPAGPSGAPTRGMAHILPTGRNFYAVDPRVLPSKAAWEVGQQLAHEVLDRHFKETGRYPESVGISIWGTSAMRTHGDDVAEVLALLGVRPVWQAESRRITGIEIIELADLGRPRIDVTTRISGFFRDAFPHLIDLLDDAVQMVIARDEPLEKNFVRKHYLKDLSALQKDDNLTIEEAEEKAAYRVFGAAPGTYGAGILPLIDERNWHSDADLAKAYVNWGGYAYSKNAQGVDARSEFRQRLAGVEVALHNQDNREHDIFDSDDYLQFHGGMIATIRNLTGQQPKHYFGDSQNPALPVVRDLKEETLRVFRSRVINPKWIESIKKHGYKGGLELTATVDYIFGYDATAQVAEDWMYEKLAETYALDPQMQQFFEESNPWALNAITERLLEAVQRGMWAAPSQGTLEGLKDLYIKSEALLEVRAE, from the coding sequence ATGACAACCAAACGCCAGCGAATCACCCGTGCGGACGGAAAAGCGATCAACCTTGTGCAGCGACGGGGGCATTTGTCGTATTGCTACAATGCCTGCTGCTGTGGCCGGACGGACCGTGGTTATGCCGCGATTCCCGTGGAATTGTACAAAAGTGAGTGGCTCAAAAGGAAGCTGCGCAACGTGGTGCACATGACCAAGGGCGGCTGTCTGGGGCCTTGCACGCTGGCGAATGTGGTTACTTTGCTTTTCGACGGGCATTCGGTTTGGTTTCATTCCATTAACAGTGAGTGGCAGATCATCGCCATTTTCGATTACATCGAAAGCATGGTGAAGGCAGACCGCTACCTGGTTCCGCCCGCCGATCTGGCCGAATATGTATTTCAGTTTTACACCTGGAAAGGCTCCGAAGCCGCCACAATCAGCGGACAGCCGGCATTACCGACGGAAGGCATCGTCTTCTTAACTCATGCGGACACGGATCTGCTGACATTAAACCGCGCCATGGAAACTTTGCCGGAGGATTTTCCTAAAACAATGGGGATCAGTTTGCTGGCGGTGAAAAGCGAAGAACAAATGGCGCAATTGCTTGGCCGGGAACTGGCCGAAGCGCAGATCATTGTAATCCGGATCCACGGCAGATTGAGCAGCATTCCGGGCTATGGCGAGCTCGTGAGGCTGGCCAAGGAGCGGCAGCAGCATTTGATCATTGTCAGTGGAACCGGCGAGCTCAATCCCGATTTTGCTGCCGTTTCGACTGTTTCGCCCGCCATTTTGCAGGAAACATTGCATTACCTGCAAGCGGGAGGTTACATCAATTTTACGTCGTTACTGTGCTATCTTTCAGACCATTTGCTCATGACCGGCTTCGGTGCCGAACCCGCACTGCAACTACCCGAACACGGCATTTACCATCCCGATCTGCCAGAAAACGCAGACATCAACGATTGGGTGAAATACAAAGATCCGAGACTTCCGACCATCGCATTGACATTTTACCGCGCACACTGGATCAGCGGAAATACGCATTTCGTGGACACAATAATACGTTCGCTGGAAAACAGGAATGTGAATGTGCTGCCCGTTTTTACATCCTCCTTAAAAGCAATCGACCCGGTTTCAGGCAAGCCGCTCGCGTTTCAATATTTTGATCATAAGGATGTCAAGGTCGATGTTTTGATCAACACCATTTCATTTGCAATTACAGACATTCAACCTGCTGGCACCATCAGCAAGCCGGTCACTGCACTGGCAAATCTGGATGTACCTATTTTACAGGCAATTACCAGTGGCATGAGCCGCGGACCGTGGGAAACTTCGTCACGGGGACTGAACCCGCTCGATACGGCCATGAATGTTGCTATCCCTGAATTTGACGGCCGGATCATTACAGTTCCGGTTTCGTTTAAGGAGAAAGGAAAAGAAACCAAAGGCTACGAACCGCTGGATAACAGGGTGGAAATGGTTACTGGCCTGGCGCTCCGTTTTGCGCGGTTAAGACATTTGAAGAATGCGGAAAAGCGGATCGCATTTATTTTCACAAATTCAAATACAAAAGCATCGCAGATAGGAAATGCAGTGGGCCTGGATGCGCCGGCCTCGCTGATGAACATCCTTCGGGCGATGCAGGCGGAAGATTATGACATCCGGAATTTGCCCTCAACAGGCAACGAACTGATCCATACATTGATCGATCGCTGCTCGTATGACCAAAATTATTTGACCAATGAACAGCTCGGTCACGCGGCCGGACATGTCCCGGTTCATGAATACCAAAAATGGTTTGAAGAGCTGCCGGAAGCATTGAAAAACAAGATTACCACGCAATGGGGACCGGCTCCCGGCGAAACTTTTGTGCATCACGGACAGATTGCCCTAGCCGGGCTGGATCTGGGCAATGCTTTTGTCGCATTGCAGCCGCCGCGGGGTTACGGCATGGACCCGGACGCCATTTATCACCAGCCCGATCTGCCGCCAACACATCATTATTACGCACTATATCGCTGGTTACGCGACGGCTGGGGCGCCGACGCAATCGTGCATGTAGGCAAGCACGGGACGCTCGAATGGCTTCCGGGAAAAGGCATCGGCCTTTCCGAAAATTGCTTTCCAGATGCATTGCTGGCCGATATGCCGCTTTTTTATCCATTTATCATCAATGATCCTGGGGAAGGATCGCAGGCAAAACGACGGGCACATGCCGTCATCATCGACCATCTCACGCCGCCCATGACTTCTGCTGACAGTTATGGCGAACTTGCGCAACTCACGCAACTGGTTGATGAGTATTACCAGGTCGAAAGTCTGGATCCATCCAAATTGCCGCTGCTGCAAAGACAGATATGGGAGCTGATCCGCCAGACAAACCTCGATACCGACCTTTCTGCTATGCTCAGCCGCGACCACGGCGACCACAAGCATGACTGGGACGAAGAAATGACGCCTGAGGGTGTGCCGGTAAGCCTTACAGAAATGGATGGAAAGGACATTGCGCACCTCATTGAAGACATTGATGGGTATTTGTGTGAACTCGGCGCAGCTCAGATCCGTAACGGGCTGCATACTTTGGGCGAAATGCCAGCCGGCGACGCACTGGTGGACATGCTTCAAGCGCTAACCAGGCTTCAAAATGGCTCCATTCCCGGTTTGCAATCAGAATTAGCAACCTTATTCGGCCTTGAACTGAATGATATCCTCACAAAAAAAGGAGAAAAACTGCATGCTGTTACTCCTCATATTGAACAGCTTGCCGGAAGATCGGTTTTTACGGGCGCAGATGCATTGGAAGTGATTGACGAGCTGAGCAATCATTTGTTCAGGTTGCTGGAACATCATCGTTTTGCGCCCGCTTCCATTGACCAGGTGATTTCCGAGACGCTTAATCTTACACCTGCTCATGCGGGTTTTGCCAAGATCAGATCCATTCTGTCATTCGTTTGCGGTGAGCTGCTCCCTAATCTCGAACAGACGGACGAGGAGATTACCAATTTGCTTCACGGACTTTCAGGAGGCTACATTCCCGCCGGTCCGAGCGGCGCGCCTACGCGTGGTATGGCTCATATTTTGCCTACCGGACGTAATTTTTATGCCGTCGACCCGCGCGTGTTGCCTTCCAAAGCCGCCTGGGAAGTGGGACAGCAACTTGCGCATGAGGTTTTGGATAGGCATTTCAAAGAAACCGGTCGCTATCCCGAAAGCGTGGGGATCAGCATCTGGGGCACAAGCGCCATGCGTACGCACGGGGACGATGTGGCCGAAGTGCTGGCGTTATTGGGCGTTCGTCCGGTTTGGCAGGCCGAAAGCAGGCGCATTACTGGCATTGAGATCATTGAACTGGCCGATTTAGGTCGTCCACGTATCGATGTGACGACACGGATCAGCGGGTTTTTTCGCGATGCGTTCCCGCATTTGATCGATCTGCTGGATGATGCGGTGCAAATGGTCATTGCCCGGGACGAGCCGTTGGAAAAGAATTTTGTCAGAAAACATTATTTAAAAGATTTATCAGCATTACAAAAGGACGACAATCTCACCATTGAAGAGGCCGAAGAAAAGGCCGCTTACCGGGTTTTTGGCGCCGCACCCGGGACATACGGTGCAGGGATTTTGCCATTGATCGATGAGCGGAACTGGCATTCGGATGCGGATCTGGCCAAAGCCTACGTCAACTGGGGTGGATATGCTTATTCCAAAAACGCACAGGGCGTGGATGCGAGGAGCGAATTCAGGCAGCGGCTGGCGGGCGTGGAAGTTGCGCTGCACAACCAGGATAACCGCGAACACGACATTTTTGACAGCGACGATTACCTGCAATTTCACGGCGGAATGATCGCCACGATCCGTAACCTCACAGGACAGCAGCCTAAACATTATTTCGGAGATTCTCAAAATCCGGCATTGCCGGTTGTAAGGGATTTAAAAGAGGAAACATTGCGCGTTTTCAGGTCGCGGGTGATCAATCCCAAATGGATAGAAAGTATTAAAAAACATGGTTACAAGGGCGGACTGGAACTGACTGCGACGGTCGATTACATTTTTGGCTATGATGCGACAGCTCAGGTTGCAGAGGATTGGATGTATGAGAAGCTGGCCGAAACCTATGCCCTGGATCCGCAAATGCAGCAGTTTTTTGAAGAAAGTAACCCCTGGGCGCTCAACGCCATTACCGAAAGATTGCTGGAAGCTGTGCAGCGCGGCATGTGGGCGGCTCCTTCGCAAGGGACTTTGGAGGGATTGAAGGATTTGTATATCAAAAGCGAAGCGCTCCTGGAAGTACGGGCGGAATAG